One Rhipicephalus microplus isolate Deutch F79 chromosome 4, USDA_Rmic, whole genome shotgun sequence genomic window carries:
- the LOC119171936 gene encoding nucleolar protein 16, with product MGNAKKTKRRHRQTYSANHKKKMKKKLKRQVKIKSTLIKQAWEQNKGIFDNMRDMGLAADANKAIPMDVDAQPTTKGKRKTPAPKAHVVAQLEAHASEPRPSTLRMSVDDVKFCVYMLEKYGEDYAAMARDRKNHFQDTPAQIRQKINTFKKIPEQWNAYMRAKEIA from the coding sequence ATGGGAAACGCCAAGAAGACCAAGAGGCGGCATCGCCAAACGTACAGTGCCAACCACAAGAAGAAGATGAAAAAGAAGCTGAAACGCCAAGTGAAGATCAAAAGCACGCTCATCAAGCAAGCCTGGGAGCAAAACAAAGGCATTTTCGACAACATGCGCGACATGGGCctcgctgcggacgcaaacaagGCCATCCCCATGGATGTCGATGCTCAACCGACAACCAAAGGCAAGCGAAAGACACCCGCTCCAAAGGCACACGTCGTTGCACAGCTAGAAGCTCATGCCTCCGAGCCTAGGCCCAGCACGCTACGAAtgtctgtcgatgacgtcaagtTCTGCGTCTACATGCTGGAAAAGTACGGCGAGGACTACGCTGCCATGGCGAGAGATCGCAAGAATCACTTCCAAGACACGCCTGCCCAGATCAGACAGAAGATAAACACCTTCAAGAAGATACCCGAGCAGTGGAACGCTTACATGCGGGCTAAAGAGATCGCTTGA